In Aquiflexum balticum DSM 16537, a single genomic region encodes these proteins:
- a CDS encoding N-acetylornithine carbamoyltransferase: MKNFTKFENKTTAEKLIQQAMHYKENPWIDKAKGQGKRIGCIFLNPSMRTRASTQIAAQQLGMDAIVMNMDKEGWALEMRDGVVMNKGTIEHIKDAAAVLGTYFDILAIRAFPSLTNKQEDVEDFVFNQFIKYSGKPVISLESAIRHPLQSLADMVTIQENWNKEIKPKVVLTWAPHIKAIPHAVANSFSEWALGCGHDLTITHPEGYELDEAFTKGAKIELNQAKALEDADFVYVKNWSAFNDYGKIITTDHSWMLKEKHLKKSKNAKVMHCLPVRRNLELSDEILDGPRSLVTQQAKNRIYAAQAVISQILG; encoded by the coding sequence ATGAAAAACTTCACAAAGTTTGAAAACAAAACAACTGCAGAGAAGCTGATCCAACAGGCTATGCATTACAAGGAAAATCCTTGGATTGACAAAGCTAAAGGCCAGGGAAAAAGAATCGGATGCATTTTTTTAAATCCCTCCATGAGAACAAGAGCAAGCACTCAGATCGCTGCACAGCAACTCGGTATGGATGCCATAGTGATGAACATGGACAAGGAAGGCTGGGCTTTGGAGATGAGAGATGGTGTCGTAATGAATAAGGGCACCATAGAACACATCAAAGATGCTGCTGCTGTTCTGGGGACTTATTTCGATATTCTTGCCATCAGGGCATTTCCATCTTTGACCAACAAGCAGGAAGATGTAGAAGACTTTGTCTTTAATCAATTCATCAAATACTCAGGAAAACCTGTCATCAGCTTGGAAAGTGCCATACGCCATCCTCTTCAAAGTTTGGCAGACATGGTTACCATTCAGGAGAATTGGAATAAAGAAATTAAACCAAAAGTTGTCTTGACTTGGGCGCCGCATATCAAAGCCATACCGCATGCGGTAGCCAATTCCTTTTCAGAGTGGGCTTTGGGTTGTGGACACGATTTAACCATTACCCATCCGGAAGGTTATGAGCTTGATGAAGCATTCACAAAAGGGGCAAAAATTGAATTGAATCAGGCAAAAGCTTTAGAAGATGCAGATTTTGTCTATGTCAAAAACTGGTCTGCCTTCAATGATTATGGAAAAATTATTACAACAGACCATTCTTGGATGTTGAAAGAAAAACACTTAAAGAAATCAAAGAATGCAAAAGTAATGCATTGCCTTCCGGTAAGAAGGAATCTGGAACTTTCAGATGAAATTCTGGATGGACCAAGAAGTCTTGTAACGCAACAAGCAAAAAATAGAATTTATGCGGCCCAAGCGGTCATCAGCCAAATATTAGGCTAA
- a CDS encoding M20 family metallo-hydrolase yields MNSTDFDIYDLYEDAVSFLKELIATPSFSRQENFTADIIQQFLESHQVPVQKTGNNIWAFNKNFDPSKPSILLNSHHDTVKPNAGYTIDPFQPIIQDGKLFGLGSNDAGGCLVSLIAAFLHFFPKEIPYNILIAATAEEEISGENGIESILVELPEFELAIVGEPTLMKLAVAEKGLMVIDATVKGIAGHAAREEGENAIYKALEDLSKVRDFQFKRLSPFLGKTKVSATVIQAGTQHNVVPDTCVFTLDVRITDSYTLDEAFEELQSSLKADLKPRSKRLNSTKVPQGHKILSVANGLGLEQFGSPTLSDQALIPYPSVKIGPGDSARSHTPDEFIYLEEIKKGIKGYIDLLSEYMSISTP; encoded by the coding sequence ATGAATTCTACCGATTTTGATATTTACGATCTCTATGAAGATGCTGTTTCTTTTTTAAAGGAATTGATAGCAACACCATCCTTCAGCAGGCAAGAAAATTTTACAGCAGATATCATCCAACAATTTCTGGAATCCCATCAGGTACCTGTTCAAAAAACAGGAAACAATATCTGGGCTTTCAATAAAAACTTTGATCCGTCAAAACCTTCTATCCTTCTCAATTCCCATCATGATACTGTAAAGCCAAATGCAGGCTATACCATAGATCCCTTCCAACCTATCATTCAGGATGGTAAACTTTTCGGATTGGGTTCTAATGATGCCGGAGGCTGTCTGGTGAGCCTTATTGCTGCATTTCTACATTTTTTCCCTAAAGAAATCCCCTACAATATTTTAATTGCTGCCACGGCTGAGGAAGAAATCTCCGGAGAAAATGGGATTGAAAGCATTTTGGTCGAACTTCCTGAATTTGAATTGGCAATAGTAGGAGAACCTACCTTGATGAAGCTTGCTGTAGCAGAAAAGGGTTTGATGGTAATTGATGCTACTGTCAAAGGAATAGCGGGCCATGCTGCACGAGAAGAAGGAGAAAATGCCATTTACAAAGCCTTGGAAGATCTCAGCAAAGTGAGGGATTTTCAGTTCAAAAGGCTATCGCCTTTTTTGGGAAAGACGAAAGTTTCTGCAACTGTTATTCAGGCCGGAACCCAACATAATGTCGTACCTGACACATGTGTGTTCACTTTGGATGTAAGAATTACTGACAGCTACACCTTGGATGAAGCATTTGAGGAACTCCAATCTTCCCTAAAAGCAGATCTCAAACCACGATCGAAAAGACTCAATTCCACCAAAGTCCCCCAAGGACATAAAATACTTTCGGTTGCAAATGGGTTGGGATTAGAGCAATTTGGTAGCCCTACCCTTTCAGATCAGGCTTTGATCCCTTATCCATCCGTCAAAATTGGGCCGGGGGATTCTGCCCGTTCCCATACCCCCGACGAATTCATCTACTTGGAAGAAATCAAAAAAGGAATAAAGGGATATATTGACCTTTTGAGTGAATATATGTCAATTTCTACTCCCTAA
- the argB gene encoding acetylglutamate kinase — protein MNVSIIKIGGNVIDFPEKLDEFLFLFSRLPGKKILVHGGGILASKFGENLGVMPQMVDGRRITDRDTLDIVTMVYAGLINKQIVAKLQSFRQNALGMTGADGNLIRSNKRPVKTIDYGFVGDIQEVNVNLLTYLLEDNIIPVISAITHDKKGQLLNTNADSIASELATALAVKHNVNLYYCFDKSGVLIDEKNENSIVPLINEDIYAELKKEEVIHSGMIPKLDNAFAALHKGVNHVWIGKAENLLLASKGKLSGTTIEKHRYDLY, from the coding sequence ATGAATGTTAGTATAATTAAAATCGGCGGAAACGTCATTGATTTCCCTGAGAAGCTTGACGAGTTTCTGTTTCTATTCTCAAGATTGCCTGGCAAAAAAATCCTGGTTCACGGGGGTGGAATTTTAGCATCCAAATTTGGAGAAAATCTTGGAGTCATGCCTCAAATGGTAGACGGCAGAAGAATAACCGACAGGGATACACTCGACATTGTAACGATGGTATATGCCGGACTTATCAATAAGCAGATAGTAGCAAAACTTCAAAGTTTCAGACAGAATGCATTGGGCATGACCGGTGCTGATGGAAACCTCATCAGGTCGAATAAAAGACCTGTAAAAACAATCGATTATGGATTTGTAGGAGACATTCAGGAAGTTAACGTCAATCTTTTGACCTACTTGTTGGAAGACAATATCATCCCCGTTATCAGTGCAATTACCCATGACAAAAAAGGTCAGCTGTTAAACACAAACGCAGACAGTATCGCTTCCGAACTGGCTACAGCCCTGGCAGTAAAACATAATGTAAACCTTTATTATTGTTTTGATAAATCAGGAGTATTGATCGATGAAAAAAATGAAAACTCCATTGTTCCGCTTATCAATGAAGATATTTATGCTGAGTTGAAAAAGGAAGAAGTGATCCACTCCGGAATGATTCCAAAACTGGATAATGCCTTTGCAGCACTCCATAAAGGTGTCAATCATGTATGGATCGGGAAAGCTGAAAATCTACTTTTGGCATCAAAAGGAAAACTGTCAGGAACTACAATTGAAAAACACCGATACGACCTATATTAA
- a CDS encoding aspartate aminotransferase family protein: MNLFDVYPLINVTPVKALGAKLWDENGIEYLDLYGGHAVISIGHSHPHFNKRVKDQMDLIAFYSNSVHIPLQKQFAEKLGEISGYQEFSLFLCNSGAEANENALKMASFATGKSGFISFSGAFHGRTSGAVVLTDNPKIIAPSNQRTDAHILPWGDIAAVEQQLKAGNIAGVIIEGIQGVGGIHIPDPEFLLAISKITKEYGAKLILDEVQSGYGRTGKFFAHQWVEGLVPDLITMAKGMGNGFPVGGVLIHPDFTASYGMLGTTFGGNHLACAAGLAVLEVIEMENLMPHALEMGEYLQYELENIPGVMEVRGKGLMIGIDLNREAGPVRSELVDKYKIFTGSSSGKHTIRLLPPLNIEMKELSSFLDSLKKVLL; this comes from the coding sequence ATGAACTTATTCGATGTATATCCTTTGATCAATGTGACCCCTGTCAAAGCACTGGGGGCCAAACTTTGGGACGAAAATGGAATAGAATATCTAGACCTATACGGAGGACATGCGGTGATTTCCATCGGACATAGCCATCCCCATTTCAACAAAAGAGTGAAGGATCAAATGGATTTGATTGCTTTCTATTCCAATTCAGTACATATTCCTCTTCAGAAACAATTTGCCGAAAAACTTGGTGAAATATCAGGCTATCAGGAGTTCAGCCTTTTCCTGTGTAATTCAGGGGCAGAGGCAAATGAAAATGCATTGAAAATGGCATCATTTGCTACTGGAAAATCGGGATTCATTTCCTTCTCGGGAGCCTTTCATGGAAGAACTTCCGGGGCCGTTGTACTGACTGACAATCCGAAAATCATCGCTCCTTCAAACCAACGAACAGATGCCCACATTCTTCCTTGGGGAGATATAGCAGCGGTAGAACAGCAGTTGAAAGCCGGAAACATCGCGGGGGTTATTATAGAAGGAATTCAAGGAGTCGGAGGAATCCACATCCCTGACCCAGAATTTCTTTTGGCTATTTCAAAAATCACAAAAGAATATGGCGCCAAACTGATTTTGGATGAAGTACAGTCAGGCTATGGTAGAACAGGAAAATTCTTTGCCCATCAGTGGGTAGAGGGATTGGTCCCCGATTTGATCACTATGGCAAAAGGTATGGGCAACGGATTCCCGGTCGGAGGAGTTTTGATCCATCCCGATTTTACGGCTTCCTATGGAATGCTCGGCACAACATTTGGAGGAAATCATTTGGCCTGTGCTGCGGGCTTGGCGGTATTGGAAGTGATAGAAATGGAAAATTTAATGCCACATGCCCTTGAAATGGGAGAATATCTTCAGTATGAATTGGAAAATATTCCTGGGGTGATGGAAGTAAGGGGGAAAGGCCTGATGATTGGCATTGATCTCAACAGAGAAGCCGGACCTGTTCGTTCTGAATTAGTGGATAAATACAAAATATTTACAGGTAGTTCATCAGGTAAACATACCATTCGTTTGCTTCCACCATTAAATATTGAAATGAAAGAACTATCTTCGTTTTTGGATAGTTTAAAGAAAGTGTTGCTTTGA
- the argH gene encoding argininosuccinate lyase — protein MKLWQKDISSKKEVESFTIGQDPKFDVLLSPFDVLGSIAHAIMLEKIGLLTSNELDELRDGLKEIYLEIEKGQFKIEEGVEDVHSQVEFLLTQRLGDVGKKLHSGRSRNDQVLVDLKLYYRSAIRDIVEEMEELFTLLTSLAEKHKNDLVPGYTHSQLAMPSSFGLWFGSFAEGLTEDMDLLYTAYKLSNKNPLGSAAGYGSSFPLDRTLTTVLLGFEDLHHNVINAQNSRGKTEKTISFALSGVAGTLNKLASDVCIFMNQHFGFISFPDELTTGSSIMPHKKNPDVFELIRAKTNQIQSIPNTVTLLLTNMTTGYHRDLQLLKEAIFPGIETLLDCIQMCTFMLKEIKIQKDILSDPFYKHLFSVEEVNDLVLKGIPFRDAYKKIGYAIENNNFQPNQNKVTHTHEGSIGNLCLDEIKGKMKHAVSNFDFEKTDKAIEKLLFGVQR, from the coding sequence ATGAAACTCTGGCAAAAAGATATCAGCTCCAAAAAAGAAGTAGAATCCTTTACCATAGGACAGGATCCTAAATTTGACGTCTTATTGTCGCCTTTTGATGTTTTGGGCTCCATAGCCCATGCCATAATGTTGGAAAAAATAGGTTTGCTGACTTCAAATGAATTGGATGAACTCCGCGATGGATTGAAAGAAATCTACCTGGAAATCGAAAAGGGGCAATTTAAAATTGAAGAAGGGGTTGAAGATGTACATTCCCAGGTTGAATTTTTGCTGACCCAAAGGTTAGGGGATGTTGGAAAAAAACTTCACAGTGGCAGATCAAGAAATGATCAGGTTTTAGTAGACCTGAAATTATATTACAGGTCTGCCATTCGCGATATTGTAGAGGAAATGGAAGAACTTTTTACTTTGCTTACATCTCTTGCAGAAAAGCATAAAAATGACCTGGTGCCGGGCTATACCCATAGCCAATTGGCCATGCCTTCTTCATTCGGATTATGGTTCGGCTCTTTTGCCGAGGGATTGACGGAAGATATGGATCTGTTATATACGGCCTATAAATTGTCCAACAAAAACCCATTAGGATCAGCAGCAGGATACGGTTCATCTTTTCCTTTAGACAGAACTTTGACAACGGTTTTATTGGGTTTTGAAGACCTCCATCACAATGTGATCAATGCGCAGAACAGTCGCGGAAAAACAGAAAAAACAATCTCTTTTGCACTTTCAGGTGTGGCAGGTACCCTAAACAAACTGGCATCAGATGTATGTATTTTCATGAATCAGCATTTTGGGTTTATTTCATTTCCGGATGAACTCACCACCGGAAGCAGCATCATGCCTCACAAAAAAAACCCTGATGTGTTTGAACTTATACGGGCAAAAACCAATCAGATTCAATCTATCCCAAATACTGTCACGCTGTTATTGACCAACATGACCACGGGTTACCATAGAGACCTCCAATTATTGAAAGAAGCCATCTTCCCGGGAATTGAAACTTTGTTGGACTGTATACAGATGTGCACATTTATGCTCAAAGAAATCAAAATCCAAAAGGATATACTTTCAGACCCTTTTTATAAGCATCTTTTCAGTGTGGAAGAAGTCAATGATTTGGTTTTAAAAGGAATACCTTTTCGCGATGCCTATAAAAAGATAGGATATGCAATAGAAAACAATAATTTTCAACCTAACCAGAATAAAGTAACCCATACCCATGAAGGAAGCATTGGGAACCTTTGTTTGGATGAAATAAAAGGCAAAATGAAACATGCTGTTTCAAATTTCGATTTTGAAAAAACAGACAAAGCGATAGAAAAATTACTTTTTGGAGTCCAAAGGTAA
- the argC gene encoding N-acetyl-gamma-glutamyl-phosphate reductase, with amino-acid sequence MKKIKTAIIGAAGYTGGELIRLLVHHPNCELVYVHSNSQSGKKVTDVHPDLIGDIDLVFTDEVISEEIEAVFLGLPHGETKSFLENHKFSKETVIIDLSTDYRDESDGFVYGLPEVNKSNIQSAKKIANPGCFATAIQLALAPAISNNWVEDTIHISGITGSTGAGKKLADTSHFSYRTGNMSVYKLFNHQHLKEIKQTFNQLQNGFSQELLFVPYRGNFSRGIWISAYFPYTGTLAEAVEGYKEFYTEAPFTHVSENDIDLKQVVNTNKCIIHLQVEKGQLVIYAVIDNLLKGASGQAVQNFNLAFNLDETTGLKLKSIAF; translated from the coding sequence ATGAAGAAGATTAAAACAGCAATAATCGGTGCAGCAGGATATACCGGTGGTGAATTGATCCGTCTTTTGGTCCACCATCCAAATTGCGAGTTGGTCTATGTACACAGCAATAGCCAAAGCGGTAAAAAAGTGACCGATGTGCATCCGGACCTGATCGGTGATATAGATTTGGTTTTTACAGATGAAGTCATTTCAGAAGAAATTGAAGCAGTCTTCCTTGGTCTTCCCCATGGTGAAACCAAAAGCTTCTTGGAAAATCACAAATTTTCCAAAGAAACAGTCATCATAGACCTCAGTACGGATTATAGAGACGAAAGCGATGGCTTTGTCTATGGATTGCCTGAGGTGAATAAATCCAATATCCAATCGGCTAAAAAAATCGCAAATCCAGGTTGTTTTGCTACAGCTATTCAATTGGCATTAGCACCTGCAATTTCAAATAATTGGGTTGAAGATACCATCCATATTTCTGGAATCACAGGAAGTACAGGCGCCGGAAAAAAACTTGCTGACACATCGCATTTCAGTTATAGAACAGGGAATATGTCTGTTTACAAGCTATTTAACCATCAGCACTTAAAAGAAATCAAACAGACTTTCAATCAGTTGCAAAATGGTTTTTCCCAGGAATTATTATTTGTTCCCTACAGGGGTAATTTTTCCAGAGGAATCTGGATTTCTGCATACTTTCCTTATACCGGAACTTTAGCAGAAGCCGTTGAGGGTTATAAAGAATTTTATACAGAGGCGCCTTTTACGCATGTCTCCGAAAATGACATTGACCTCAAACAGGTAGTCAATACCAATAAATGCATTATTCATCTGCAGGTTGAAAAAGGCCAATTGGTCATATATGCTGTCATAGACAACCTGTTAAAAGGTGCATCAGGTCAGGCCGTCCAAAATTTCAATCTTGCTTTTAACCTTGATGAAACTACAGGATTAAAACTCAAAAGCATCGCCTTTTAA